One Echeneis naucrates chromosome 1, fEcheNa1.1, whole genome shotgun sequence DNA segment encodes these proteins:
- the mvb12a gene encoding multivesicular body subunit 12A, protein MSLMDHGVVRPITAVAWTSNISTCPKDFTMINITEDGVAANFTRSFAIKSGYYLCYSKSWTSGMVVSDIQLISDKDSIPHGYCYIAEYLESKASVSKKKRVCVRVVPVGSVDTAVLDIKLTAKSKMMLQHYTYVGDVNGYVLWCRKGVFSSPVPQAKPRSVSLNLCTLSLEQPTPPLPLRPSNPPPPVPHTKLSQRRQSLSAKDNLDKPADSSIQGITALDGVPFSLHPKYDVHTGGTSLQLNSQLNNIRIKSLQDIENEYNYTFIVEESAAKRTRPSLPAGGASSAQ, encoded by the exons ATGTCTTTGATGGATCATGGGGTGGTCCGGCCAATTACAGCAGTGGCGTGGACCTCCAACATCAGCACATGCCCCAAAGACTTCACTATG ATCAACATAACAGAAGACGGAGTCGCAGCAAACTTCACACGCAGCTTTGCAATAAAGTCTGGATATTACCTCTGTTACTCCAAG AGCTGGACAAGTGGCATGGTGGTATCGGACATTCAGCTTATTTCGGACAAGGACTCAATTCCCCATGGTTACTGCTACATAGCAGAGTACCTTGAATCCA AGGCCTCTGTTTCAAAAAagaaacgtgtgtgtgtacgcgtcGTCCCAGTTGGCAGTGTGGACACAGCTGTGTTGGACATCAAACTGacagcaaaaagcaaaatgatGCTGCAGCATTACACATATGTGGG AGATGTCAATGGGTACGTGTTGTGGTGCAGAAAGGGCGTTTTTTCTAGCCCCGTACCCCAAGCCAAACCCCGCAGCGTGAGCTTGAACCTCTGCACGCTCTCGCTGGAGCAGCCAACACCCCCCCTGCCCCTCAGACCCAG caaccctcctcctccagtgcCTCACACTAAACTGAGTCAGCGACGCCAGAGCCTCAGTGCCAAGGACAATTTGGATAAACCTGCTGATAGCAGCATCCAAGGAATCACAG CTCTAGATGGAGTACCCTTTTCTCTGCACCCAAAATATGATGTCCACACTGGTGGGACG TCTCTTCAGCTGAACTCCCAATTAAACAACATTCGTATAAAATCTCTCCAAGACATTGAAAATGAG tataACTACACTTTTATTGTGGAGGAATCTGCTGCCAAGAGGACTAGACCATCACTGCCAGCAGGAGGCGCCTCATCAGCTCAGTGA